The following proteins are encoded in a genomic region of Sulfurovum indicum:
- a CDS encoding exopolysaccharide biosynthesis polyprenyl glycosylphosphotransferase, which yields MKEFCNTVKNNPGKSAMDMSFGILLYLLYLCILPFMVLISVLKKTELYAPLKNSHGMELLVFNTDFKPVRYLPLGRSILQRKISLAGTDLYEGKPHEGTLPGLISLHGLRTLSGIDHLGVDKTDMEYLQHSSVMYDIKLIVRYAAALLLSSGRSVYLPRLNLMGVRFMNTTMSDAVAIIEAKAKSREKSNIYFINADTLNKTYEHAALKNILNRTPYVFPDGSGIKIACNMMNMPIRQNINGTDMFPFICKMAEKEGLKIFLYGAKEGVADQMKEKVLKRFPGLQIVGTANGYDLHDNEVINMINHSKADIVLVAKGAPLQEEWIDTHSDKLCAPVVMGVGGLFDFYSESVSRAPIWMREIGLEWIYRLLQEPKRMWRRYLVGNPLFLVRTYLWHKKQKRERMRRYYETVAGEKRLTFIPDLSLVTHRVYPYFKRAVDIIVASIAILLLSPVMLTVAMLIKAESRGPVLFSQKRVGRDGKVFSMYKFRSMVQNAEALKKELAAANESKDGVIFKMKDDPRITKVGKFIRKWSIDELPQLFNVLKGDMSLVGPRPPVPSEVAEYSSEDLKRLHIVPGITCYWQVSGRSEIPFKQQVDLDKKYISTRSLWTDIKILFATIPAVLAQKGAY from the coding sequence ATGAAAGAATTTTGCAATACAGTAAAGAATAATCCCGGGAAATCAGCTATGGATATGTCGTTTGGCATACTGCTCTATCTGCTTTACCTGTGTATTCTCCCTTTTATGGTACTGATATCGGTACTGAAAAAAACAGAGCTTTATGCTCCTTTGAAAAACAGTCACGGAATGGAACTGTTGGTTTTCAATACCGACTTCAAACCTGTCCGATATTTGCCTCTGGGAAGATCGATACTGCAAAGAAAGATATCTCTTGCAGGAACAGACCTTTATGAGGGCAAACCGCATGAAGGTACTCTGCCCGGACTTATTTCTCTGCATGGACTTCGTACTCTGAGCGGTATCGATCATCTTGGTGTTGATAAGACAGATATGGAATACCTTCAGCACAGCAGTGTGATGTATGATATCAAGTTGATCGTACGTTATGCAGCAGCACTGCTGCTTTCATCCGGCAGAAGCGTATATCTGCCTCGTCTAAACCTGATGGGTGTAAGATTTATGAACACCACTATGAGTGATGCGGTTGCGATTATAGAGGCAAAAGCCAAAAGCAGAGAAAAGAGCAATATCTATTTTATCAATGCAGATACGTTGAATAAAACGTATGAACATGCGGCTTTAAAAAACATATTGAATAGAACACCTTATGTTTTTCCTGACGGCAGCGGTATCAAGATAGCCTGTAATATGATGAATATGCCGATCAGACAGAATATAAACGGTACAGATATGTTCCCGTTTATCTGCAAAATGGCGGAAAAAGAGGGCTTGAAGATATTTCTTTACGGTGCAAAGGAAGGTGTAGCAGACCAGATGAAAGAAAAAGTACTGAAAAGATTCCCTGGTTTACAGATCGTAGGTACTGCGAACGGTTATGATCTTCATGACAATGAAGTGATCAATATGATCAACCATTCTAAAGCGGACATAGTACTTGTAGCCAAGGGTGCACCGTTACAGGAGGAGTGGATCGATACTCATTCAGATAAGCTCTGTGCACCTGTTGTTATGGGAGTTGGAGGACTGTTTGACTTCTATTCGGAGAGTGTTTCCAGAGCACCGATATGGATGAGAGAGATCGGGCTGGAATGGATATACCGTCTTCTTCAGGAGCCTAAAAGGATGTGGAGACGTTATCTTGTGGGCAACCCACTCTTTTTGGTACGTACCTACCTATGGCATAAAAAACAAAAACGTGAAAGAATGAGAAGATACTATGAGACGGTAGCCGGAGAAAAAAGACTAACGTTCATTCCTGATCTCTCTTTGGTGACACACCGTGTCTATCCCTATTTCAAACGGGCGGTAGATATTATTGTAGCATCAATAGCGATACTTCTGCTTTCGCCGGTCATGTTAACTGTAGCAATGCTTATCAAGGCTGAGAGCAGAGGACCTGTCCTGTTCTCCCAAAAAAGGGTAGGAAGGGATGGAAAAGTATTCTCTATGTATAAATTCCGTTCGATGGTCCAGAATGCAGAAGCACTGAAAAAAGAGCTTGCAGCAGCAAACGAATCCAAAGACGGTGTGATCTTCAAGATGAAAGATGACCCGCGTATTACAAAAGTAGGCAAGTTTATACGCAAGTGGAGTATCGACGAGCTGCCGCAGCTGTTTAATGTGCTGAAGGGAGATATGAGCCTGGTAGGACCACGTCCACCGGTACCTTCGGAGGTAGCAGAGTACAGCAGTGAAGATCTTAAACGACTCCATATCGTTCCGGGGATCACCTGTTACTGGCAGGTATCAGGGCGAAGCGAGATACCATTTAAGCAGCAGGTAGATTTGGATAAAAAGTATATCTCTACCCGTTCGTTATGGACCGATATCAAGATTTTGTTCGCAACGATTCCTGCAGTACTTGCACAAAAGGGTGCCTATTGA
- a CDS encoding LbetaH domain-containing protein: MNLCIMLDKTDYESIWTEPVLHPEAMSIAGKEIIQYWLEWARFKGIEKLYIYTESEGVASEKIDMLETLYGVAVVYLHPSKNIEYTENTYRGLGVFLDSGEYRTIKDLDSFLKLERALIQEPLKYSSTVGYGKFKHIQIGKNVYIHKSAKLSGAVVIGDNCIIEKDVEIRDSVINSGSLLKRGSVIDNSHIGKNIHLATNVYLKEKALFESTIYDMVKRESVVHEGICLKS, translated from the coding sequence ATGAACCTTTGTATTATGCTTGATAAAACAGACTATGAGTCAATTTGGACAGAGCCGGTACTTCATCCCGAAGCGATGAGTATTGCAGGCAAGGAGATCATACAGTACTGGCTGGAGTGGGCAAGGTTCAAAGGGATTGAAAAACTTTATATCTATACAGAGTCGGAAGGAGTAGCGAGTGAAAAGATCGATATGCTTGAGACCCTTTACGGTGTTGCAGTAGTCTACCTGCATCCTTCCAAAAACATAGAGTATACAGAGAATACCTATAGGGGGCTTGGTGTATTCCTTGACAGCGGTGAATACAGGACTATCAAAGATCTTGACAGCTTCCTGAAGTTGGAACGGGCATTGATTCAGGAACCGTTAAAGTACAGCTCTACTGTAGGGTATGGCAAGTTTAAGCATATACAGATAGGGAAAAACGTCTATATCCACAAATCTGCAAAACTGTCAGGGGCTGTGGTGATCGGAGATAACTGTATTATTGAAAAAGATGTTGAGATCAGGGACAGTGTCATTAACAGCGGTTCTCTTCTTAAGAGAGGTTCTGTTATCGATAACAGTCACATCGGCAAAAATATACACTTGGCGACGAACGTATATCTGAAAGAGAAAGCACTCTTTGAATCAACCATTTATGACATGGTCAAAAGAGAGAGTGTTGTACATGAGGGTATTTGTCTGAAAAGTTGA
- a CDS encoding uridine kinase family protein, producing the protein MIIAVAGGSGSGKTTVSRAMKHSYSQRFDINVEVVSMDDYYKNENEERFDNYDHPDAFDTDLLYGDIQEFLDTGSIVKRSYDYVTKKSSIIHDRSNVKLLIIEGLYAFYEKKIRDMCSLKVYLDTEEEIRLQRRILRDLRERSITVEENMKMIKRFVRQMHGRYVERQKRLADRVFVDSEEVLMLL; encoded by the coding sequence ATGATTATAGCCGTTGCAGGCGGAAGCGGATCGGGGAAAACTACCGTATCCAGAGCAATGAAACATTCATATAGTCAGCGTTTTGATATAAATGTTGAAGTTGTCTCTATGGATGACTACTACAAAAATGAGAATGAAGAGAGGTTTGACAACTATGATCATCCTGATGCATTCGATACAGATCTACTGTACGGGGATATACAGGAGTTCCTGGACACAGGAAGCATTGTAAAACGCTCCTATGACTATGTTACCAAGAAGAGCAGTATCATTCATGACAGATCCAATGTCAAACTTCTGATCATTGAAGGATTATATGCCTTTTATGAAAAAAAAATAAGAGATATGTGCAGTTTGAAAGTATATCTTGATACAGAGGAAGAGATAAGGCTTCAAAGAAGGATATTGCGTGATCTGAGAGAGCGGAGTATCACAGTAGAAGAAAATATGAAAATGATAAAAAGGTTTGTCAGGCAGATGCATGGAAGATATGTGGAAAGGCAAAAAAGGCTGGCAGACAGAGTATTTGTAGACAGTGAAGAGGTGTTAATGCTTTTATAG